The window TAGCCTTTCCTCTGCAGTAAGTTCTGTTTCACCTTTAGGCGTAACTTTACCAACAAGGATATCTCCTGGTCTCACCTCAGCACCTGTGCGAATAATACCTCTTTCATCTAAATCTTTTAATACATCATCACCAATATTAGGTATATCCCTAGTAATCTCTTCCGGACCTAGCTTTGTATCCCTAGCGTCACACTCATATTCTTCTATATGTATAGAAGTAAATACATCCTCTTTTACAAGCTTTTCACTTATCAGAATAGCATCCTCATAGTTGTAACCTTCCCATGTCATAAATGCTACTAATATATTTTTACCTAATGCTAGCTCTCCCATGTCTGTAGAAGGTCCATCAGCGATGATTTCACCCTTTTCTACTCTTTGACCAGACTTCACAATAGGTTTTTGGTTAATGCAGGTACCTTGATTAGATCGTTCAAATTTCTTTAGTTTATACTGATCCACAGTCCCCGCATCATTTAATACAGCAATATTGTTTCCAACAACCCTTTGAACTACACCAGAGTTTTTGGCAAGAATTACTACACCAGAGTCCCTTGCACTTTTCCACTCCATTCCTGTTCCAACTACAGGGGCACTTGTCTTTAATAAAGGTACAGCCTGCCTCTGCATGTTAGCTCCCATTAATGCCCTGTTAGCGTCATCGTGCTCAAGGAATGGAATTAAAGCAGTAGCTATACTCCACACCTGTTTAGGAGTAACATCCATGTAGTCGACTCTTTCTGTGTCAATCATTACTATCTCATGTCCCCATCTTGCATTTACTTTAGTAGTTAAAATCTTGCCGGTCTCAGGGTCAACTGGAGTGTTAGCCTGGCCAACAACATATAAATCCTCTTCGTCAGCATCTAAATAATGTATTTCGTCTGTTACTATTCCATTTTCCTTATCCACTTTTCTATAAGGAGCTTCCATGAAACCGAACTCATTTATTTTTGCGTAAGTACTTAATGAACCAATAAGACCAATATTAGGACCTTCTGGCGTCTCAATGGGGCATATCCTACCATAGTGGGAATGGTGTACATCTCGAACCTCAAATCCCGCTCTCTCTCTACTTAAACCACCAGGTCCAAGTGCACTTAATCTTCTCTTATGTGTTAACTCAGCTAGCGGATTCGTCTGATCCATAAATTGGGATAGCTGACTGCTTCCAAAAAACTCTTTAATAGCAGCTACAGCAGGACGAATGTTTATCAATGCCTGTGGAGTAATTACTTCCACATCCTGAATAGTCATCCGCTCCCTTATCACTCGTTCCATCCTTGACAACCCAATTCTAAACTGATTCTGTAATAGTTCTCCAACAGACCTAAGTCTTCTATTGCCTAAATGATCAATATCATCAGCTGGTATCTCGCCATTTAATACTTTTAGAAGATGTTTTATAGCTGACGTGATATCTTTAACAGTAAGATGTCTAATATATTCCTTATCTCCTGTCTCATTCTCGGCAAATAAAACATCATGCTTAAGCTTTTTATTTATTTTGTATCTACCCACATTTCCAAGGTCATATCTTTTGGAGTCAAAGAATAAAGTTTCTAGTAAGGACCTAGCACTATCTACCGTAGGAGGTTCACCAGGTCTTAACCTTTTATAAATCTCTACAAGTGCCTCTCCTTCTGATTCTGTATTGTCTTTTTCTAATGTCAATTGAATACGTGGGTCGTTGTCGTATTCAGTTAAAATTTTATTATTAGTACTAAGGCCCAAAGCCCTTAACAAAACTGTAACCGGTATTTTTCGTGTTCTATCTATCCGCACAAAAATATTTTCATTTAAATCTGATTCGAATTCTAGCCATGCACCCCTGTTTGGGATAATAGTACCACCACATATCTTAATCCCACTTGGGTCGATCGTTTCGCTGAAATACACACCCGGAGATCTAACTAACTGGCTTACTATAACCCTTTCTGCACCATTTATGATGAAGGTTCCTTGCTCTGTCATTAATGGAAAGTCACCCATAAAGACTTCTTGTTCCTTAACTTCGCCTGTTTCTTTATTAATAAGTCTAACTTTAACCCTTAATGGTGCTGCAAATGTCATGTCCCTTTCCTTACAAGAATCTACATCATACTTCGGTTCACCCAAAGAATAATCAATAAATTCTAAAATCAAGTTGCCAGTAAAGTCTTGAATAGGAGAAATATCTTGAAACATCTCCCGTAAACCTTCTTGAATAAACCAGTTGTACGAATTTTTCTGAATTTCAATTAGGTCTGGCATTTCCATGACTTCATCAATTTTAGAGTAAGTCCATCTTTCTCTTTTCCCTACCTTGACGGGATAAGCCATTAAATCTTCACCCCCATGGTTTTTTCAGCAACATATAATAATGTTACAAAAACAATTTTATTACAAATAGAATTCCATATTTGAAATATGGCAAGCAGTAAAAGCAAGGTCTGTATTAACCTCGCTTATTTTACACATTTATCCCTTATCTATGTATTTTAACCTATATATACCTCTATTATTCAGTATTTGTAAATACATAAAAATTATATTCTACTAACCATATTATGCAATTTTCCAAATCATAACAGTCACTAACGCATTTTTTAATACTATCAGAACACATAAATATTGTCAAGCAAAAAGACACCCATTTTTGGATGTCTTTTTACTTTAATGTATATCAAAAATTACTTAACTTCTACTGAAGCTCCAGCTTCTTCTAGCTTATTCTTAAGTGTTTCTGCTTCTTCTTTACCAATTCCTTCTTTAACAGGATTTGGAGCTTTATCAACTAATTCCTTAGCCTCTTTTAAACCAAGACCAGTAATCTCACGAACTGCTTTGATAACGTTGATCTTCTTTTCACCAGGGCCTTTTAGAATTACATCAAATTCAGTTTGTTCTTCTTCTGCAGCTTCCGCAGCAGCAGGCGCAGCTGCCATTGCAACTGGAGCAGCGGCACTCACCCCAAATTCTTCCTCAAAAGCCTTAACTAATTCTGATAGTTCTAAAACGGTCATACCTTTAACCGCTTCTAAAATTTCTTGTG of the Desulfitibacter sp. BRH_c19 genome contains:
- a CDS encoding DNA-directed RNA polymerase subunit beta; this translates as MAYPVKVGKRERWTYSKIDEVMEMPDLIEIQKNSYNWFIQEGLREMFQDISPIQDFTGNLILEFIDYSLGEPKYDVDSCKERDMTFAAPLRVKVRLINKETGEVKEQEVFMGDFPLMTEQGTFIINGAERVIVSQLVRSPGVYFSETIDPSGIKICGGTIIPNRGAWLEFESDLNENIFVRIDRTRKIPVTVLLRALGLSTNNKILTEYDNDPRIQLTLEKDNTESEGEALVEIYKRLRPGEPPTVDSARSLLETLFFDSKRYDLGNVGRYKINKKLKHDVLFAENETGDKEYIRHLTVKDITSAIKHLLKVLNGEIPADDIDHLGNRRLRSVGELLQNQFRIGLSRMERVIRERMTIQDVEVITPQALINIRPAVAAIKEFFGSSQLSQFMDQTNPLAELTHKRRLSALGPGGLSRERAGFEVRDVHHSHYGRICPIETPEGPNIGLIGSLSTYAKINEFGFMEAPYRKVDKENGIVTDEIHYLDADEEDLYVVGQANTPVDPETGKILTTKVNARWGHEIVMIDTERVDYMDVTPKQVWSIATALIPFLEHDDANRALMGANMQRQAVPLLKTSAPVVGTGMEWKSARDSGVVILAKNSGVVQRVVGNNIAVLNDAGTVDQYKLKKFERSNQGTCINQKPIVKSGQRVEKGEIIADGPSTDMGELALGKNILVAFMTWEGYNYEDAILISEKLVKEDVFTSIHIEEYECDARDTKLGPEEITRDIPNIGDDVLKDLDERGIIRTGAEVRPGDILVGKVTPKGETELTAEERLLRAIFGEKAREVRDTSLRVPHGEAGKIVDVKVFSRENGDELAPGVNQLVRVYVAQKRKISQGDKMAGRHGNKGVISRILPEEDMPFMPDGTPIQIVLNPLGVPSRMNIGQVLETHIGLAASALGLHIATPVFDGASEHDIEELLEKAGLPKTGQTRLYDGRTGRPFDREITVGYMYMLKLAHLVDDKIHARSTGPYSLVTQQPLGGKAQFGGQRFGEMEVWALEAYGAAYTLQEILTVKSDDVVGRVKTYEAIVKGENVPEPGVPESFKVLIKELQSLGLDVKVLGEANQEIEIKEDDEDISETAKELGIDIQVKDTDKEDTAVEIDEDTEEEDFDITDIDDFNVDTDDSDTDEDSVDSDDSDDEDINY
- the rplL gene encoding 50S ribosomal protein L7/L12 (present in two forms; L12 is normal, while L7 is aminoacylated at the N-terminal serine; the only multicopy ribosomal protein; 4:1 ratio of L7/L12 per ribosome; two L12 dimers bind L10; critically important for translation efficiency and fidelity; stimulates GTPase activity of translation factors), with protein sequence MSKTQEILEAVKGMTVLELSELVKAFEEEFGVSAAAPVAMAAAPAAAEAAEEEQTEFDVILKGPGEKKINVIKAVREITGLGLKEAKELVDKAPNPVKEGIGKEEAETLKNKLEEAGASVEVK